From Thermodesulfobacteriota bacterium, one genomic window encodes:
- a CDS encoding glycine--tRNA ligase subunit alpha, translating into MYFQDLVLSLQRFWAGKGCVIHQPYDTEVGAGTFHPATFLRSLGPEPWNTAYVEPSRRPTDGRYGENPNRLQHYYQFQVIMKPCPCDYVEIYLDSLRAVGIDPMKHDIRFVEDDWESPTLGAWGLGWEVWLDGMEITQFTYFQQCGGIDLKPVSGEITYGLERIAMYLQNVDNVYDLKWVGDVTYGDVHHRGEVEWSRYNFEAADIPMLFSLFAMFEKECQALLERNLVLPAYDYCLKCSHAFNMLDARGAISVTERTSYIGRVRNLARLCAEGFLRSREEMGFPLLGRFGGEVPRGEGR; encoded by the coding sequence GTGTATTTCCAAGACCTCGTTTTGTCCCTGCAGCGGTTCTGGGCTGGCAAGGGGTGCGTGATCCATCAGCCGTACGATACCGAGGTCGGCGCGGGAACGTTCCACCCCGCGACATTCCTGCGGTCGCTCGGCCCCGAGCCGTGGAACACCGCGTACGTAGAGCCTTCCCGCCGACCGACGGACGGCCGGTACGGGGAGAATCCGAACCGGCTCCAGCATTATTACCAGTTCCAGGTCATCATGAAGCCGTGCCCCTGCGACTACGTCGAGATCTACCTCGATTCCCTCCGGGCGGTCGGCATCGATCCGATGAAGCACGACATCCGGTTCGTGGAGGACGACTGGGAGTCTCCCACGCTGGGCGCCTGGGGGCTCGGTTGGGAAGTGTGGCTCGACGGGATGGAGATCACCCAGTTCACCTATTTCCAGCAGTGCGGCGGCATCGACCTGAAACCGGTTTCCGGCGAGATCACGTACGGCCTCGAGCGGATCGCCATGTACCTGCAGAACGTGGACAACGTTTACGACCTCAAGTGGGTGGGAGACGTCACCTACGGCGACGTCCACCACCGCGGCGAGGTGGAGTGGTCCCGCTACAACTTCGAAGCGGCCGACATCCCGATGCTGTTCTCCCTGTTCGCGATGTTCGAGAAGGAGTGCCAGGCGCTCCTCGAGCGCAATCTGGTCCTTCCCGCGTACGACTACTGCCTGAAGTGCTCCCACGCCTTCAACATGCTCGACGCGCGCGGGGCCATCTCCGTGACGGAGCGGACCTCCTACATCGGGCGGGTCCGGAACCTGGCGCGGCTGTGCGCGGAGGGGTTCCTCCGGTCGCGCGAGGAGATGGGATTCCCGCTGCTGGGGCGGTTCGGCGGCGAAGTCCCCCGCGGGGAGGGGCGGTAA
- the recO gene encoding DNA repair protein RecO, whose amino-acid sequence MRRGGAAGERSFHASPAFLVRAVDMGEADRRLSFFTREAGVVSILGKSAWKSRKRFGGTLQRYVLLDIVWTEVPGKIPVLSTASVSASFWPIVEEWERVRHADYLLELAAEMFPQEGPKPKAFEILLDGFRALTAGESPGKVARRAEACFLGIGGWGPDLSKCRKCGRTDSRRYRFLPAEGGLLCDACATGDGMTLSLGAVRTWRALLAGGGAARERLRVPDGIEEELQKVIPKYIEYCLGKPLRSLGGA is encoded by the coding sequence ATGCGCCGCGGGGGGGCAGCCGGCGAGCGCTCCTTCCACGCTTCCCCCGCCTTCCTGGTCCGGGCCGTCGACATGGGGGAAGCCGACCGGCGCCTTTCCTTCTTCACACGGGAGGCCGGGGTCGTCTCGATCCTCGGAAAATCCGCCTGGAAAAGCCGGAAGCGGTTCGGCGGGACGCTCCAGCGCTATGTCCTGCTGGACATCGTCTGGACCGAGGTCCCCGGGAAAATCCCCGTCCTGTCGACGGCTTCCGTCTCCGCGAGCTTCTGGCCGATCGTCGAGGAGTGGGAGCGGGTCCGGCACGCGGATTATCTTCTCGAACTGGCCGCGGAAATGTTCCCTCAGGAGGGGCCCAAGCCCAAGGCGTTCGAGATCCTCCTCGACGGGTTCCGCGCGCTGACGGCGGGGGAGTCCCCGGGAAAAGTCGCGCGCAGGGCGGAGGCGTGCTTCCTGGGCATCGGCGGCTGGGGGCCCGACCTGTCGAAGTGCCGTAAATGCGGGAGGACCGACAGCCGCAGGTATCGGTTCCTGCCCGCCGAAGGGGGGCTGCTGTGCGACGCCTGCGCGACAGGAGACGGTATGACGCTGTCGCTGGGGGCGGTCCGGACGTGGAGGGCGCTCCTGGCGGGAGGCGGGGCGGCCCGGGAGCGGCTCCGGGTGCCGGACGGAATAGAAGAGGAATTACAAAAGGTTATACCCAAATATATAGAGTACTGCCTTGGGAAACCGCTCCGAAGCCTCGGCGGGGCCTGA